A genomic region of Salinibacterium sp. NK8237 contains the following coding sequences:
- the dut gene encoding dUTP diphosphatase produces MIDNVEVLISAGQTPVYAHPGDAGADLYSAGSYTLAPGQRDTVATGVTIALPDGYVAFVVPRSGLAARHGITVVNSPGTVDAGYRGEIRVTLLNTDSSSTFEIAPGDRIAQMIVMPVSRARFIPVSTLPGSHRGESGFGSTGYRAESTQQGATS; encoded by the coding sequence GTGATTGACAACGTAGAGGTGCTCATCTCAGCAGGCCAGACGCCTGTATACGCGCATCCGGGTGACGCTGGGGCTGACCTGTATTCGGCAGGCAGTTACACCCTCGCGCCCGGCCAACGAGACACCGTCGCAACGGGGGTGACGATCGCTCTGCCCGACGGCTACGTGGCGTTCGTGGTGCCTCGCAGTGGTCTTGCAGCCCGCCACGGCATCACTGTCGTCAATAGCCCGGGAACTGTGGATGCTGGCTACCGAGGCGAAATCCGCGTTACGTTGTTGAACACTGATAGTTCATCCACTTTTGAGATCGCCCCGGGCGATAGGATCGCGCAAATGATCGTTATGCCCGTTTCTCGGGCTAGATTCATTCCCGTTTCTACCCTTCCTGGAAGTCATCGTGGTGAGTCGGGCTTCGGTTCGACGGGATACCGCGCAGAATCAACACAACAAGGAGCCACTTCGTGA
- a CDS encoding DUF3710 domain-containing protein, with the protein MSDTTESDQPQDHPKSAPENRATDGPLDESEANAVRPYVDLGGVKILPRQELHLRLEVEEASKRVVAVGLDYAGSTLQIQPFAAPRSSGLWHEIRQQIIDQVHTQGGTTKVSDGPFGPEVFAEIPVAGKPGEKRIARFVGVDGPRWFLRGVIAGEALTSQEAATKIEDLFRSIVVIRGTTPMPPRDLIPLHMPATGEKESQA; encoded by the coding sequence GTGAGCGACACTACTGAATCCGATCAGCCGCAGGATCACCCGAAGTCGGCACCGGAGAACCGCGCGACCGATGGTCCTCTCGACGAGAGCGAGGCAAATGCCGTTCGCCCCTACGTTGACCTCGGTGGAGTGAAGATTCTTCCGCGTCAAGAGTTGCACTTGCGACTAGAAGTTGAGGAAGCTAGCAAGCGCGTTGTTGCGGTTGGACTTGACTACGCCGGTTCGACGCTTCAGATCCAACCCTTTGCGGCCCCGCGGTCGAGCGGGCTTTGGCACGAGATTCGTCAGCAGATCATTGACCAAGTTCACACGCAGGGCGGCACAACGAAGGTCTCAGATGGCCCGTTTGGTCCTGAGGTTTTTGCCGAGATTCCTGTCGCTGGCAAGCCCGGCGAGAAGCGCATCGCCCGGTTCGTTGGAGTAGACGGTCCGCGCTGGTTCCTGCGGGGAGTAATCGCCGGTGAAGCTCTGACGAGCCAGGAAGCAGCTACCAAGATCGAGGATCTATTCCGCTCGATCGTCGTCATTCGCGGCACGACGCCGATGCCCCCTCGCGACCTCATCCCGTTGCACATGCCGGCAACGGGCGAGAAGGAATCTCAGGCGTGA
- the acnA gene encoding aconitate hydratase AcnA — protein MSTVNSFGSKDTLTVGSSDYEVFRIDKVAGYEKLPFSLKVLLENLLRTEDGKNVTKSQIESLGSWVPSADPDTEIQFTPARVVMQDFTGVPCIVDLATMREAVAELGGDPTKINPLAPAELVIDHSVIADLFGSDNALERNVELEYERNGERYQFLRWGQSAFDDFKVVPPGTGIVHQVNIEHLARVTYTREVDGKTRAFPDTLVGTDSHTTMVNGLGVLGWGVGGIEAEAAMLGQPVSMLIPKVVGFKLNGTIPAGVTATDVVLTITQMLRQHGVVGKFVEFYGEGVGAVPLANRATIGNMSPEFGSTAAMFPIDDVTLDYLRLTGRSEEQVELVEAYAKLQKLWHDPSIEPNYSEYIEMDLGTVVPSIAGPKRPQDRIELTKAKSQFEIDLNNYAATDHTKVDAAVEGSFPASDPSGTTPQDEDWAHMPSTIHASHPPLTVSQPTSVNVDGGESFTIDHGSVAIAAITSCTNTSNPSVMLAAGLLARNAAAKGLKSKPWVKTTLAPGSKVVTDYYEKSGLDESLEALGFYTVGYGCTTCIGNSGPLEDEISTAINENDLAVTAVLSGNRNFEGRINPDVKMNYLASPPLVIAYALAGTMNFDFDNDALGQDQAGNDVFLKDIWPDAAEVQATIDSSIDREMFTHEYAGVFDGDERWQNLPTPTGSTFEWDDKSTYVRKPPYFEGMTMEITPVSSITGARVLAKLGDSVTTDHISPAGSIKGDSPAGIYLAEHGIDRKDFNSYGSRRGNHEVMIRGTFANIRLRNQLLDGVEGGYTRDFTTPDAEQSFIYDAAQNYAAEETPLVVLGGKEYGSGSSRDWAAKGTSLLGVKAVICESFERIHRSNLIGMGVLPLQFPEGQSWESLGLDGTESISISGVEELNDDRIPGTLHVVAEPTAHSPEGKATIEFDAKLRIDTPGEADYYRNGGILQYVLRSLV, from the coding sequence GTGTCGACAGTCAATAGTTTTGGGTCGAAAGACACCCTCACAGTCGGTTCGTCCGACTATGAAGTGTTCCGTATCGACAAGGTAGCGGGATACGAAAAGCTACCGTTTAGCCTCAAGGTTCTGCTCGAGAACCTGTTGCGTACAGAAGACGGAAAGAACGTCACGAAGTCGCAAATCGAGTCCCTCGGATCGTGGGTGCCCAGCGCAGACCCCGACACCGAGATCCAGTTCACACCGGCACGCGTTGTCATGCAGGACTTCACTGGCGTTCCGTGCATCGTTGACCTCGCCACGATGCGTGAGGCCGTTGCTGAACTCGGGGGAGACCCCACCAAGATCAACCCGCTCGCGCCTGCAGAGCTCGTGATTGATCACTCGGTCATCGCCGACCTCTTCGGTTCGGACAATGCGCTTGAGCGCAACGTTGAGCTTGAGTACGAGCGCAATGGCGAGCGCTACCAGTTCCTTCGTTGGGGCCAGAGCGCGTTCGACGACTTCAAGGTTGTCCCTCCCGGAACCGGAATCGTTCACCAGGTCAACATTGAGCACCTTGCGCGGGTCACCTACACGCGTGAAGTTGACGGCAAGACTCGGGCATTCCCGGACACTCTCGTCGGCACCGACTCACACACCACGATGGTCAACGGCCTCGGAGTGCTCGGATGGGGCGTCGGCGGAATCGAAGCCGAGGCAGCAATGCTCGGCCAGCCCGTTTCGATGCTCATCCCTAAGGTCGTCGGTTTCAAGCTCAACGGCACGATCCCCGCCGGCGTCACTGCGACCGACGTTGTGCTTACGATCACGCAAATGTTGCGCCAGCACGGCGTCGTCGGCAAGTTCGTTGAGTTCTACGGTGAGGGAGTCGGCGCAGTGCCGCTCGCCAACCGTGCAACTATCGGAAACATGAGCCCCGAGTTCGGTTCTACTGCCGCGATGTTCCCCATCGACGACGTGACCCTTGACTACCTGCGCCTCACCGGCCGCAGCGAAGAGCAGGTCGAACTCGTCGAAGCGTACGCAAAGCTTCAGAAGCTCTGGCACGACCCGAGCATCGAGCCCAACTACAGCGAATACATCGAAATGGATCTCGGTACCGTCGTTCCGTCGATCGCTGGACCGAAGCGCCCGCAGGACCGCATCGAGCTCACCAAGGCGAAGAGCCAGTTCGAAATCGATCTCAACAACTATGCGGCAACGGATCACACCAAGGTTGACGCAGCCGTTGAGGGATCCTTCCCCGCATCCGACCCCAGCGGAACTACTCCGCAGGACGAGGACTGGGCACACATGCCCTCGACAATCCACGCGAGTCACCCACCGCTGACGGTCTCGCAGCCGACCTCGGTGAATGTCGACGGCGGAGAGTCGTTCACGATCGACCACGGTTCCGTTGCGATTGCTGCAATCACGTCGTGCACGAACACTTCTAACCCTTCAGTGATGCTTGCTGCTGGCCTCTTGGCTCGCAACGCGGCCGCAAAGGGACTCAAGTCGAAGCCGTGGGTCAAGACCACACTCGCTCCCGGTTCCAAAGTAGTTACGGACTACTACGAGAAGTCGGGCCTCGACGAGTCGCTTGAAGCGCTTGGTTTCTACACAGTCGGCTATGGCTGCACTACCTGTATCGGCAACTCTGGTCCTTTGGAAGATGAAATCTCCACCGCGATCAATGAGAACGATCTCGCCGTCACTGCAGTGCTCTCGGGTAACCGTAACTTCGAGGGTCGTATCAACCCCGACGTGAAGATGAACTACCTCGCGAGCCCGCCCCTGGTTATCGCTTACGCCCTTGCCGGAACAATGAACTTCGACTTCGACAACGACGCACTTGGCCAAGACCAGGCAGGTAACGACGTCTTCCTGAAGGACATCTGGCCAGACGCCGCCGAGGTTCAGGCGACGATTGATTCGTCGATTGACCGTGAAATGTTCACCCACGAGTATGCGGGTGTCTTTGACGGTGACGAGCGCTGGCAGAACCTTCCGACACCGACTGGTTCCACTTTCGAGTGGGATGACAAGTCGACCTACGTGCGCAAGCCCCCGTACTTCGAGGGAATGACCATGGAGATCACTCCGGTCAGCTCCATCACGGGTGCTCGCGTTCTCGCCAAGCTGGGTGACTCGGTCACGACAGACCACATTAGCCCCGCTGGTTCGATCAAGGGTGACAGCCCCGCTGGTATCTACCTCGCGGAGCACGGCATCGACCGCAAGGACTTCAACTCCTACGGTTCGCGTCGGGGAAACCACGAAGTGATGATTCGCGGAACTTTCGCCAACATCCGTCTTCGCAACCAGCTTCTCGATGGCGTTGAGGGTGGTTACACTCGTGACTTCACCACGCCGGATGCTGAGCAGTCGTTCATCTACGACGCAGCTCAGAACTATGCAGCCGAGGAAACTCCGCTCGTCGTTCTTGGTGGCAAAGAGTACGGCTCGGGTTCGTCGCGTGACTGGGCAGCCAAGGGAACAAGCCTGCTCGGTGTCAAGGCCGTAATTTGCGAGAGCTTCGAGCGTATTCACCGCTCGAACCTCATCGGAATGGGCGTTCTGCCGCTGCAGTTCCCTGAAGGTCAGAGCTGGGAATCATTGGGACTTGACGGTACCGAGAGCATCAGCATCTCGGGCGTCGAAGAGCTCAACGACGACCGCATCCCGGGCACTCTGCATGTAGTGGCCGAACCGACCGCTCACTCGCCCGAGGGCAAGGCGACGATCGAGTTCGATGCGAAGCTTCGCATCGATACTCCCGGTGAAGCTGACTACTACCGCAACGGTGGCATCCTTCAGTACGTATTGCGTTCGCTGGTCTAA
- a CDS encoding DUF3093 domain-containing protein produces MTYYRERLWPTAWLYISTALIIPASILVFLPINIFVGYITAAVLYIGIVLFLLWSAPTISVDDKELRAGSARLPIAIIGEVTSYNGDEATLERGQRLDARAWLMIRGWVSPVVKLEVLDESDPTPYWLLSSRTPELLAGAIAQSRLRTPGK; encoded by the coding sequence GTGACTTACTACCGTGAACGCTTGTGGCCCACAGCGTGGCTTTACATCAGCACCGCACTCATCATTCCGGCGAGCATTTTGGTGTTCCTGCCGATCAATATTTTTGTGGGATACATCACCGCAGCAGTGCTCTATATCGGGATCGTGCTGTTCCTGCTGTGGTCTGCACCGACGATCTCGGTAGACGACAAAGAACTTCGTGCAGGAAGCGCTCGACTGCCGATCGCCATTATCGGCGAAGTGACGAGCTACAACGGGGATGAAGCGACTCTCGAACGCGGGCAGCGACTGGATGCGCGTGCCTGGCTGATGATCCGAGGATGGGTCTCGCCAGTTGTCAAACTTGAGGTACTCGATGAGAGCGACCCGACACCGTATTGGTTGTTGTCGAGTCGCACTCCCGAATTGCTTGCTGGAGCGATCGCGCAGTCTAGGCTGCGCACTCCAGGCAAATAG
- a CDS encoding DUF4193 domain-containing protein, translated as MATDYDAPRKTDDDSESIEALKERVPDKMSGSVDVDDSDNPANFELAGADLSDLDLDVVVLPPQADEFTCVSCFLVKHRSQVDHTTKLGAICLECAA; from the coding sequence ATGGCCACCGACTACGACGCACCTCGTAAGACCGACGACGACTCTGAGTCGATCGAGGCTCTTAAAGAGCGTGTTCCTGACAAAATGTCGGGCTCGGTTGACGTCGACGATTCAGACAACCCGGCGAACTTTGAGCTCGCCGGCGCAGACCTTTCTGACCTGGACCTCGATGTGGTCGTTCTGCCTCCTCAGGCGGACGAATTCACTTGCGTGAGCTGCTTCCTCGTGAAGCACCGCTCGCAGGTGGACCACACAACCAAGCTGGGCGCTATTTGCCTGGAGTGCGCAGCCTAG
- a CDS encoding DUF3159 domain-containing protein gives MSSVDGPSSESDDDQVTADPTVREALAAAARRSAVGHVAPGEAPTSGALLAAMGGVRGLVESILPGLAFLVIFTITQELVASVVAPVIVALGFVAVRLATRTPVSSALVGVVGVALSAGLALVTGRAEDNFLLGFVINAVFLVAIVVSVIARRPLVGLIAALLVPTAADWREDKAKFRVALIATVLWAGLFSVRLGIELPLYFAEATQALATMKLLLGVPLYAGVLWVTWLLMRTAYGHTASK, from the coding sequence GTGAGTTCAGTCGACGGGCCGTCGAGCGAATCTGATGATGATCAGGTGACCGCGGATCCGACAGTTCGCGAAGCACTCGCGGCCGCAGCGCGTCGTTCGGCCGTAGGTCATGTTGCCCCAGGGGAGGCTCCAACGTCGGGCGCTCTACTGGCGGCGATGGGTGGTGTGCGCGGCTTGGTTGAGTCCATTCTGCCCGGGCTCGCGTTCTTGGTGATCTTCACGATCACTCAAGAACTGGTCGCATCTGTCGTGGCACCCGTAATCGTTGCGTTGGGCTTCGTGGCTGTTCGACTCGCGACGAGAACTCCAGTGTCCTCTGCGCTGGTCGGCGTCGTTGGTGTCGCTCTCTCTGCGGGCCTTGCGCTTGTTACTGGCCGCGCTGAAGACAACTTCCTGCTCGGTTTCGTGATCAACGCTGTCTTCCTCGTTGCGATTGTGGTGAGTGTTATTGCGCGCCGCCCGCTGGTTGGTCTTATCGCGGCTTTGCTGGTGCCGACTGCAGCTGATTGGCGAGAAGACAAGGCGAAGTTCCGTGTTGCCTTGATTGCCACCGTGCTGTGGGCTGGCCTGTTTTCCGTGCGACTGGGAATTGAGCTTCCGCTCTACTTCGCCGAGGCAACTCAAGCGTTAGCAACGATGAAGCTCTTGCTCGGTGTTCCGCTTTATGCGGGAGTGTTGTGGGTTACCTGGCTTCTTATGCGCACCGCTTACGGCCACACGGCGTCCAAGTAG
- the sepH gene encoding septation protein SepH has translation MEDLRVIEVQDGALIVSSTDGTRFRLAVDNVLQSRLRQSRAQTGSGPKLAPREIQAHIRAGMSAQDVASLTGADIDYIERFEGPVVAEREFVVKSALSVPVHVAGETDSLTSSRTFGSAIRERLVDLNAADERWASWKDPENGWIVKLSFSSNSIDHDARWKYDPKRQSLAPLNNEAKTLSQQGESTGALIPRLRAVSPAEGAQDAARFDSGAFDVDELHDEPSPITPAELPVMRDRSADVGVGNQTADLLDALRRRRGEREPANFTAAEEESGSTSDPEPSMRLLNPPAAEQRRDAPAPPQTTAPQPTAKSRRRRVAMPSWDDIVFGTKPDEDPA, from the coding sequence ATGGAAGACCTTCGGGTAATCGAAGTACAAGACGGTGCGCTGATCGTGTCGAGCACCGATGGAACACGTTTCCGTCTCGCCGTTGACAACGTTTTGCAATCCCGTCTGCGACAGAGTCGCGCCCAAACCGGCAGCGGCCCCAAGCTTGCTCCGCGAGAGATTCAGGCACATATCCGGGCTGGAATGTCAGCTCAGGATGTTGCAAGTCTCACGGGCGCTGACATCGACTACATCGAGCGATTCGAAGGGCCGGTCGTCGCCGAACGCGAGTTTGTTGTGAAGTCTGCGCTCAGCGTCCCGGTGCATGTCGCTGGCGAAACCGACTCGCTGACGTCGTCACGCACGTTCGGATCAGCCATTCGCGAACGCCTTGTTGACCTCAATGCGGCCGACGAACGCTGGGCTAGCTGGAAAGATCCTGAGAATGGTTGGATCGTCAAGCTTTCATTTAGCTCTAACAGCATCGATCACGACGCGCGTTGGAAATACGACCCTAAGCGTCAATCGCTTGCGCCCCTCAACAACGAGGCGAAGACCCTCTCCCAGCAGGGCGAATCCACCGGTGCTCTTATTCCTCGACTTCGAGCGGTGTCGCCAGCAGAAGGGGCTCAGGATGCGGCGCGCTTCGACAGCGGCGCGTTCGACGTAGACGAACTCCATGACGAGCCTTCTCCGATCACGCCAGCTGAGCTTCCCGTGATGCGCGACCGCAGCGCCGATGTCGGCGTCGGCAACCAGACCGCCGATTTGCTCGATGCACTGCGCCGTCGCCGCGGCGAACGTGAACCAGCGAATTTCACGGCAGCCGAAGAAGAATCCGGGTCCACGAGTGATCCTGAGCCCTCAATGCGCTTGCTCAATCCTCCCGCTGCGGAACAGCGCCGCGACGCGCCGGCACCGCCACAAACGACCGCGCCGCAGCCGACTGCAAAGTCACGTCGGCGTCGCGTCGCTATGCCGAGCTGGGACGACATCGTTTTCGGCACGAAGCCCGACGAAGACCCCGCCTAG